One window of bacterium genomic DNA carries:
- the rplS gene encoding 50S ribosomal protein L19, with product MERLVAIERQQMKSALPPFAAGDTVRVHMKVAEGGRDRLQAFEGTVIGRRGGGLRAAFTVRRISHGVGVERTFPLHSPRIEKIEILRKGRVRRAKLFYLREKIGRESRIKEKR from the coding sequence ATGGAGAGGCTCGTCGCAATCGAACGCCAGCAGATGAAGTCGGCGCTGCCGCCGTTCGCCGCCGGCGATACGGTGCGCGTCCACATGAAGGTCGCCGAAGGCGGGCGGGACCGCCTGCAGGCGTTCGAGGGAACGGTGATCGGCCGCCGGGGCGGCGGGTTGCGCGCCGCGTTCACGGTGCGCCGGATTTCGCACGGCGTCGGCGTCGAGCGGACGTTCCCGCTGCACTCCCCCCGCATCGAGAAGATCGAGATCCTCCGCAAGGGCCGCGTTCGCCGGGCGAAGCTGTTCTATCTCCGGGAAAAGATCGGACGGGAGAGCCGGATCAAGGAGAAGCGCTAG